The following coding sequences lie in one Pseudalkalibacillus hwajinpoensis genomic window:
- a CDS encoding response regulator — MIKVLFVDDHEMVRIGVSSYLSAQADIDVIGEADNGKKGVELALSLRPDIILMDLVMEEMDGIEATKQIITQWPNAKIIIVTSFLDDEKVYPALEAGATSYMLKTSKAVEIANAVRKTHHGESVLEPEVTGKMMSRMRSRIQKQPHEELTDREMEILLLMAQGKANQTIANELFIALKTVKVHVSNILGKLEVHDRTQAVIYAFKHDLVK; from the coding sequence ATGATTAAAGTTTTGTTTGTCGATGATCATGAAATGGTTCGGATTGGCGTTTCATCTTATTTATCTGCTCAGGCTGATATTGACGTCATTGGAGAAGCGGATAATGGAAAGAAAGGGGTAGAACTCGCGCTATCCCTTCGTCCAGATATCATATTAATGGATCTAGTTATGGAAGAAATGGATGGGATTGAAGCAACGAAACAGATTATTACACAATGGCCAAATGCAAAAATCATTATCGTAACAAGCTTCTTAGATGACGAAAAAGTCTATCCAGCACTTGAAGCTGGAGCTACAAGCTATATGCTGAAAACATCGAAAGCTGTGGAGATTGCAAATGCAGTTCGAAAAACGCACCATGGGGAATCTGTTCTTGAACCTGAAGTAACGGGGAAAATGATGTCGCGGATGAGAAGTAGAATTCAAAAGCAGCCCCATGAAGAACTCACGGATCGAGAGATGGAAATTCTCTTATTAATGGCTCAGGGAAAGGCGAACCAGACGATTGCTAATGAACTGTTTATTGCGCTTAAAACAGTAAAGGTTCATGTGAGCAACATTCTTGGAAAACTTGAAGTTCATGATCGAACCCAGGCGGTTATTTATGCGTTTAAGCATGACCTTGTAAAATGA